A window of the Streptomyces sp. NBC_01351 genome harbors these coding sequences:
- the secA gene encoding preprotein translocase subunit SecA encodes MSVFNKLMRAGEGKILRKLHRIADQVNSIEEDFVNLSDAELRALTDEYKQRFQDGESLDDLLPEAFATVREAAKRVLGQRHYDVQMMGGAALHLGYVAEMKTGEGKTLVGTLPAYLNALSGKGVHLITVNDYLAERDSEMMGRVHKFLGLEVGCILANMSPAQRREQYNCDITYGTNNEFGFDYLRDNMAWSKDELVQRGHNFAVVDEVDSILVDEARTPLIISGPADQATKWYADFAKLVTRLTKGEAGQPLKGIEETGDYEVDEKKRTVGIHEAGVAKVEDWLGIENLYESVNTPLVGYLNNAIKAKELFKKDKDYVVIDGEVMIVDEHTGRILAGRRYNEGMHQAIEAKEGVDIKDENQTLATITLQNFFRLYSKLSGMTGTAMTEAAEFHQIYKLGVVPIPTNRAMVRKDQPDLIYRTEVAKFAAVVDDIAEKHEQGQPILVGTTSVEKSEYLSQQLSKRGIPHEVLNAKQHDREATIVAQAGRRGAVTVATNMAGRGTDIKLGGNPDDLAEAELRQQGLDPEEHIEEWAHALPAALTRAEAAVKAEFEEVKDLGGLYVLGTERHESRRIDNQLRGRSGRQGDPGESRFYLSLGDDLMRLFKAQMVERVMAMANVPDDVPIENKMVTRAIASAQSQVETQNFETRKNVLKYDEVLNSQREVIYGERRRVLEGEDLQEQVRFMMDDTIDAYITAETVEGFAEEWDLERLWGAFKQLYPVKVTIEELEDAAGDRAGITAEFIAESVKDDIHEQYASREKALGSDIMRELERRVVLSVLDRKWREHLYEMDYLQEGIGLRAMAQKDPLVEYQREGFDMFNAMQDGIKEESVGYLFNLEVQVEQQVEELPVQDAAAAPSLTKEPVPAARPEIRAKGLDAPQRPDRLHFSAPTVDGEGGVVEGDFASDAGAGDGDGGGMTRAERRKAAKASGGRRRKK; translated from the coding sequence GTGTCCGTCTTCAACAAGCTCATGCGTGCAGGCGAAGGCAAGATCCTGCGCAAACTGCACCGCATCGCGGACCAGGTCAACTCCATCGAAGAGGACTTCGTCAACCTCTCCGACGCCGAGTTGCGGGCGCTCACGGACGAGTACAAGCAGCGTTTCCAGGACGGCGAGAGCCTGGACGACCTGCTGCCCGAGGCCTTCGCCACCGTGCGTGAGGCCGCGAAGCGCGTACTCGGCCAGCGGCACTACGACGTCCAGATGATGGGCGGCGCGGCGCTGCACCTCGGCTACGTGGCCGAGATGAAGACCGGTGAGGGCAAGACCCTCGTCGGCACCCTGCCCGCGTACCTGAACGCACTGTCCGGCAAGGGCGTCCACCTGATCACGGTGAACGACTACCTCGCCGAGCGCGACTCCGAGATGATGGGCCGGGTCCACAAGTTCCTGGGCCTGGAGGTCGGCTGCATCCTGGCGAACATGTCGCCGGCGCAGCGCCGCGAGCAGTACAACTGCGACATCACCTACGGCACGAACAACGAGTTCGGCTTCGACTACCTGCGCGACAACATGGCGTGGTCGAAGGACGAGCTGGTGCAGCGCGGCCACAACTTCGCCGTGGTCGACGAGGTCGACTCGATCCTCGTCGACGAGGCCCGCACCCCGCTGATCATCTCCGGCCCGGCCGACCAGGCCACGAAGTGGTACGCGGACTTCGCGAAGCTCGTCACCCGCCTGACCAAGGGCGAGGCCGGCCAGCCGCTCAAGGGCATCGAGGAGACCGGCGACTACGAGGTCGACGAGAAGAAGCGCACGGTCGGCATCCACGAGGCGGGCGTCGCCAAGGTCGAGGACTGGCTCGGCATCGAGAACCTCTACGAGTCGGTGAACACCCCGCTCGTCGGTTACCTGAACAACGCCATCAAGGCGAAGGAACTGTTCAAGAAGGACAAGGACTACGTCGTCATCGACGGCGAAGTCATGATCGTCGACGAGCACACCGGCCGTATCCTCGCCGGCCGCCGTTACAACGAGGGCATGCACCAGGCCATCGAGGCGAAGGAAGGGGTGGACATCAAGGACGAGAACCAGACCCTCGCCACGATCACCCTGCAGAACTTCTTCCGCCTCTACTCGAAGCTGTCGGGCATGACCGGTACGGCCATGACCGAGGCCGCCGAGTTCCACCAGATCTACAAGCTCGGTGTCGTCCCGATCCCGACCAACCGCGCGATGGTCCGCAAGGACCAGCCGGACCTGATCTACCGCACCGAGGTCGCGAAGTTCGCCGCCGTCGTCGACGACATCGCGGAGAAGCACGAGCAGGGCCAGCCGATCCTCGTCGGTACGACCTCGGTCGAGAAGTCCGAGTACCTCTCGCAGCAGCTCTCCAAGCGCGGCATCCCGCACGAGGTGCTCAACGCCAAGCAGCACGACCGTGAGGCGACGATCGTCGCCCAGGCCGGCCGCCGCGGCGCCGTCACCGTCGCCACGAACATGGCCGGCCGCGGTACCGACATCAAGCTCGGCGGCAACCCGGACGACCTCGCCGAGGCCGAGCTGCGCCAGCAGGGCCTGGACCCGGAGGAGCACATCGAGGAGTGGGCGCACGCCCTTCCCGCGGCGCTCACCCGGGCCGAGGCTGCCGTGAAGGCCGAGTTCGAGGAGGTCAAGGACCTCGGCGGGCTGTACGTGCTGGGCACCGAGCGCCACGAGTCGCGCCGTATCGACAACCAGCTGCGCGGCCGCTCCGGCCGACAGGGCGACCCGGGCGAGTCCCGCTTCTACCTGTCGCTCGGCGACGACCTGATGCGGCTGTTCAAGGCGCAGATGGTCGAGCGCGTCATGGCCATGGCCAACGTGCCGGACGACGTGCCGATCGAGAACAAGATGGTGACGCGCGCGATCGCGTCGGCCCAGTCGCAGGTGGAGACCCAGAACTTCGAGACGCGCAAGAACGTCCTGAAGTACGACGAGGTCCTCAACAGCCAGCGCGAGGTCATCTACGGCGAGCGCCGCCGCGTCCTGGAGGGCGAGGACCTCCAGGAGCAGGTCCGCTTCATGATGGACGACACGATCGACGCGTACATCACGGCCGAGACGGTCGAGGGCTTCGCCGAGGAGTGGGACCTGGAGCGCCTGTGGGGCGCCTTCAAGCAGCTCTACCCGGTGAAGGTCACCATCGAGGAGCTGGAGGACGCCGCGGGCGACCGGGCGGGCATCACCGCCGAGTTCATCGCGGAGTCCGTCAAGGACGACATCCACGAGCAGTACGCGTCGCGCGAGAAGGCGCTCGGCTCCGACATCATGCGCGAGCTGGAGCGGCGCGTGGTGCTGTCGGTGCTGGACCGCAAGTGGCGTGAGCACCTGTACGAGATGGATTACCTGCAGGAGGGCATCGGCCTGCGGGCGATGGCCCAGAAGGACCCGCTGGTCGAGTACCAGCGCGAGGGCTTCGACATGTTCAACGCCATGCAGGACGGCATCAAGGAGGAGTCCGTCGGCTACCTGTTCAACCTGGAGGTCCAGGTCGAGCAGCAGGTCGAGGAGCTTCCGGTGCAGGACGCGGCCGCGGCGCCGTCGCTGACGAAGGAGCCGGTGCCGGCGGCGCGTCCGGAGATCCGGGCGAAGGGGCTGGACGCTCCGCAGCGGCCGGACCGGCTGCACTTCTCCGCGCCGACGGTGGACGGTGAGGGCGGTGTGGTCGAGGGCGACTTCGCGTCCGACGCGGGTGCCGGTGACGGTGACGGGGGCGGCATGACGCGGGCGGAGCGGCGGAAGGCCGCCAAGGCCTCTGGCGGGCGTCGCCGGAAGAAGTAA
- a CDS encoding Rv3235 family protein, translating into MRATIGGEAARRRPGGRTRTRPAGRNDQRRPPRTLRLGPHHWFAERLLAVVSGRRPVHSLLGHTVGPAYQQLITLAPADHLRARLSPVIRQCGRFTPGPGVIEAFARIATGDRVTAMAFRLEQGPDLRWRCAAVELQAPGTTPARGNSSPARGKSSPAGV; encoded by the coding sequence ATGCGCGCGACGATCGGCGGCGAGGCCGCCCGCCGCAGGCCCGGCGGCCGGACCCGCACCCGCCCGGCCGGCCGGAACGACCAGCGCCGCCCTCCGCGCACCCTGCGGCTCGGCCCGCACCACTGGTTCGCCGAACGCCTGCTCGCGGTGGTCAGCGGCCGCCGCCCGGTCCACTCGCTCCTCGGCCACACCGTCGGCCCGGCCTACCAGCAGCTGATCACCCTGGCCCCGGCGGACCACCTCCGCGCCCGCCTCAGCCCGGTCATCCGCCAGTGCGGCCGCTTCACCCCGGGCCCGGGCGTCATCGAAGCCTTCGCCCGCATCGCAACGGGCGACCGCGTCACGGCCATGGCCTTCCGCCTGGAACAGGGCCCAGACCTCCGCTGGCGCTGCGCAGCGGTAGAACTCCAAGCCCCCGGAACCACCCCCGCCAGGGGCAATTCCAGCCCCGCCAGGGGTAAATCCAGCCCCGCCGGCGTTTGA
- a CDS encoding DUF6912 family protein, which translates to MRVYVPLTLPGLAEAHKAGELGPAPLRAYAVTPGLREWYVSDDIEELEYAALSRAAAASLRMLAGEEGAPRKRVVVALDVDDKAVSATPGVDEATLAQVSLAAAVRLTVAAAVHVDADDAKEDVSAAADALEAADGGDDDAQFTVDGAEDHELLWFGVQEIPGLLR; encoded by the coding sequence ATGCGCGTGTACGTCCCCCTGACCCTCCCCGGGCTCGCCGAGGCGCACAAGGCGGGTGAGCTGGGGCCCGCCCCACTGCGTGCGTACGCCGTCACGCCCGGGCTGCGCGAGTGGTACGTGTCGGACGACATCGAGGAGCTGGAGTACGCCGCCCTCAGCCGGGCCGCCGCCGCCTCCCTGCGGATGCTGGCCGGCGAGGAGGGCGCGCCGCGCAAGCGGGTCGTCGTCGCGCTCGACGTGGACGACAAGGCCGTCAGCGCCACCCCCGGAGTGGATGAGGCGACCCTCGCGCAGGTGAGCCTGGCGGCGGCCGTACGGCTCACCGTGGCCGCCGCCGTGCACGTGGACGCCGATGACGCCAAGGAGGACGTCTCCGCGGCCGCCGACGCCCTGGAGGCCGCCGACGGCGGGGACGACGACGCGCAGTTCACCGTGGACGGGGCCGAGGACCACGAGCTGCTGTGGTTCGGGGTGCAGGAGATTCCGGGGCTGTTGCGATGA
- a CDS encoding HAD family hydrolase has translation MTTHIVWDWNGTLLHDIDAVIVATNASFAELGFAPITLETYRDLYVVPVPKFYERLMGRLPTDEEWVVMDEAFHRHYWAAAEDSGLAEGARELLQGWQRDGLTQSLLSLAPHEKLVPLVRSHGIDVHFLRVDGRTGPSHSSKAGHLVRHMAALDGTGVTAGRTVLIGDAVDDALAAAHVGARAVLYTGGSHSRASLESAGVPVVDSLAEAVRTARELAE, from the coding sequence ATGACGACCCACATCGTCTGGGACTGGAACGGCACGCTGCTGCACGACATCGATGCCGTGATCGTGGCGACCAACGCCTCCTTCGCCGAGCTCGGTTTCGCGCCGATCACCCTGGAGACGTACCGCGACCTGTACGTCGTACCCGTGCCCAAGTTCTACGAGCGGCTCATGGGGCGGCTGCCCACCGATGAGGAATGGGTCGTCATGGACGAGGCCTTCCACCGGCACTACTGGGCCGCCGCCGAGGATTCCGGGCTCGCCGAGGGCGCCCGCGAGCTGCTCCAGGGATGGCAGCGGGACGGACTGACCCAGTCACTGCTGTCCCTCGCGCCCCATGAGAAGCTCGTGCCGCTCGTCCGGTCGCACGGCATCGACGTGCACTTCCTGCGCGTCGACGGGCGGACCGGCCCCTCCCACAGCTCCAAGGCGGGGCACCTCGTACGCCACATGGCCGCCCTGGACGGGACGGGTGTGACAGCCGGTCGTACGGTCCTCATCGGAGACGCCGTGGACGACGCGCTCGCCGCCGCCCACGTGGGCGCCCGGGCCGTCCTGTACACGGGTGGCTCCCACAGTCGCGCCAGTCTGGAATCGGCCGGTGTGCCCGTCGTGGACTCCCTGGCAGAGGCCGTACGCACAGCTCGCGAACTGGCCGAATAG
- a CDS encoding NAD-glutamate dehydrogenase, translating into MQTKLDEAKAELLARAARVAENSPAGGLLPTGSEQGGRPDRDTVLSYLQRYYLHTAPEDLTDRDPVDVFGAALSHYRIAENRPQGTANVRVHTPTVEENGWTSSHSVVEVVTDDMPFLVDSVTSELSRQGRGIHVVIHPQVVVRRDVTGKLIEILGPDCDAHGPGTARPHDSLVESWIHVEIDRETDRADLKQITVDLLRVLSDVRESVEDWEKMRDAALRIANGLPEEPTAPDLREYELEEARELLRWLADDHFTFLGYREYNLVDGDALSAVPGTGLGILRSDPHHSGKDDGHPVSPSFNRLPADARAKAREHRLLVLTKANSRSTVHRPSYLDYVGVKKFDAEGNVVGERRFLGLFSSAAYTESVRRVPVIRRKVAEVLEGAGFTPSSHDGRDLLQILETYPRDELFQTPVDQLQAIATSVLYLQERRRLRLYLRQDEYGRYYSALVYLPRDRFTTGVRLRLMDILREELDGISVDFTAWNTESILSRIHFVVRVPQGKVLPVLTDADVEHLEGRLVDAARSWADGFSEALVAELGEERAAELLRRYGTSFPEGYKADHSPRAAVADLVHLEKLSASERPFALSLYEPVGAGPGERRFKIYRTGEQVSLSAVLPVLQRLGVEVTDERPYELRRSDRVSAWIYDFGLRMPLPTGNGDNAATSNYLGDDARERFQEAFAAVWTGDAENDNFNTLVLGAGLTWRQAVVLRAYAKYMRQAASPFSQDYMEDTLRNNVHTTRLLVSLFEARMSPGRQAAGSELVDAMLEELDGALDQVASLDEDRILRAFLTLIKATLRTNFFQLNAAGEQHSYVSMKFDPQAIPDLPAPRPAFEIWVYSPRVEGVHLRFGKVARGGLRWSDRREDFRTEILGLVKAQMVKNTVIVPVGAKGGFVAKNLPDPSVDRDAWLAEGIASYKIFISALLDITDNMVTGEVVPPKGVVRHDEDDTYLVVAADKGTATFSDIANGVAESYGFWLGDAFASGGSAGYDHKGMGITARGAWESVKRHFREFGHDTQTQDFTVVGVGDMSGDVFGNGMLLSEHIRLVAAFDHRHIFIDPNPDAATSYAERRRLFDLPRSSWADYDTSLISAGGGIHPRSAKAVPITAQVRAALGIEAGVTKMTPADLMKAILQSPVDLVWNGGIGTYVKATAETHADVGDKANDAIRVNGSEIRAKVIGEGGNLGLTQLGRIEFAHHGGKVNTDAIDNSAGVDTSDHEVNIKILLNAVVADGDMTVKQRNKLLAEMTDEVGKLVLRNNYAQNTALANGSSQAPSLLHAQQRFMRRLESEGLLNRELEFLPTDRQIRELLNSGKGLTQPELAVLFAYTKITVADELIHTELPDDPYLLRLLHAYFPGALLQKFPEQIDAHALRREIITTLLVNDTVNSGGSTFLHRLREETGASLEEIVRAQLSAREIFGLAEVWDRVEALDNEVAADVLTRVRLHSRRLVERGTRWLLNNRPQPLQISETIAFFEARVAEVWSELPKLVRGADLEWYQSILDELTGEGVPEELAAKVAGFSSAFPTLDIVAISDRTGVDPLGVAEVYYDLADRLDITQLMDRIIELPRSDRWQSMARASIREDLFAAHAALTADVLAAGNGDSTPEERFKAWEEKNAAIIGRSRTTLEEIRGSDDFDLANLSVAMRTMRSLLRAHS; encoded by the coding sequence ATGCAGACCAAGCTGGACGAAGCAAAGGCCGAGCTGCTCGCACGGGCGGCCCGGGTAGCTGAGAACAGCCCGGCCGGGGGGCTACTTCCGACTGGGTCCGAGCAGGGAGGGCGTCCCGACCGGGACACCGTGCTCTCCTACCTCCAGCGCTACTACCTGCACACGGCCCCAGAGGACCTCACCGACCGGGACCCGGTCGACGTTTTCGGGGCGGCGCTCTCGCACTACCGCATCGCCGAGAACCGTCCGCAGGGCACCGCGAACGTACGCGTGCACACCCCCACGGTCGAGGAGAACGGCTGGACCTCCAGTCACTCGGTCGTCGAGGTGGTCACCGACGACATGCCCTTCCTCGTGGACTCCGTCACCAGCGAGCTGTCCCGCCAGGGCCGCGGCATCCACGTCGTGATCCACCCGCAGGTCGTCGTCCGCCGTGACGTCACCGGCAAGCTCATCGAGATCCTCGGCCCCGACTGCGACGCGCACGGCCCCGGGACCGCGCGCCCCCACGACTCCCTCGTCGAGTCCTGGATCCACGTCGAGATCGACCGCGAGACCGACCGCGCCGACCTCAAGCAGATCACCGTCGACCTGCTGCGCGTCCTCTCCGACGTCCGCGAGTCCGTCGAGGACTGGGAGAAGATGCGCGACGCCGCGCTGCGCATCGCCAACGGCCTGCCCGAGGAGCCCACCGCCCCGGACCTGCGCGAGTACGAGCTGGAAGAGGCCCGCGAGCTGCTGCGCTGGCTCGCCGACGACCACTTCACCTTCCTCGGCTACCGCGAGTACAACCTCGTCGACGGCGACGCCCTGTCCGCCGTGCCCGGCACCGGCCTCGGCATCCTGCGCTCCGACCCGCACCACAGCGGCAAGGACGACGGCCACCCGGTCTCGCCGTCCTTCAACCGGCTGCCCGCGGACGCCCGCGCCAAGGCCCGCGAGCACCGCCTGCTGGTGCTGACCAAGGCCAACAGCCGCTCCACCGTGCACCGTCCCTCGTACCTCGACTACGTGGGCGTGAAGAAGTTCGACGCCGAGGGCAACGTCGTCGGCGAGCGCCGCTTCCTCGGCCTCTTCTCCTCCGCCGCGTACACCGAGTCCGTGCGCCGCGTCCCGGTCATCCGCCGCAAGGTGGCCGAGGTCCTCGAAGGCGCCGGCTTCACGCCGAGCAGCCACGACGGCCGCGACCTGCTGCAGATCCTGGAGACGTACCCGCGCGACGAGCTGTTCCAGACCCCGGTCGACCAGCTCCAGGCCATCGCAACCTCCGTCCTGTACCTGCAGGAGCGCCGCCGGCTGCGGCTGTACCTGCGCCAGGACGAGTATGGGCGCTACTACTCGGCGCTCGTCTACCTGCCGCGCGACCGGTTCACCACCGGCGTCCGGCTGCGCCTGATGGACATCCTGAGGGAGGAGCTCGACGGCATCAGCGTCGACTTCACCGCCTGGAACACCGAGTCGATCCTCTCCCGCATCCACTTCGTCGTCCGCGTCCCGCAGGGCAAGGTACTGCCCGTCCTGACCGACGCCGACGTCGAGCACCTCGAGGGCCGCCTCGTCGACGCCGCCCGCTCCTGGGCCGACGGCTTCTCCGAGGCCCTGGTCGCCGAGCTCGGCGAGGAGCGCGCCGCCGAGCTGCTGCGCCGCTACGGCACCTCCTTCCCCGAGGGCTACAAGGCCGACCACTCGCCGCGCGCGGCCGTCGCCGACCTGGTTCACCTGGAGAAGCTCTCCGCCAGCGAGCGTCCGTTCGCGCTCTCCCTGTACGAGCCCGTCGGCGCGGGCCCCGGCGAGCGCCGGTTCAAGATCTACCGGACCGGTGAGCAGGTCTCGCTGTCCGCGGTCCTGCCCGTGCTCCAGCGCCTGGGCGTCGAGGTCACCGACGAGCGTCCGTACGAGCTCCGCCGCTCCGACCGGGTCAGCGCGTGGATCTACGACTTCGGTCTGCGGATGCCGCTCCCGACGGGCAACGGCGACAACGCGGCGACGTCCAACTACCTCGGCGACGACGCCCGCGAGCGGTTCCAGGAGGCCTTCGCGGCCGTGTGGACCGGCGACGCGGAGAACGACAACTTCAACACTCTGGTGCTGGGCGCCGGGCTCACCTGGCGGCAGGCCGTCGTCCTGCGCGCGTACGCCAAGTACATGCGCCAGGCCGCCTCCCCCTTCAGCCAGGACTACATGGAGGACACCCTCCGCAACAACGTCCACACCACCCGGCTGCTGGTCTCCCTCTTCGAGGCCCGGATGTCGCCCGGCCGCCAGGCCGCCGGCAGCGAGCTGGTCGACGCCATGCTGGAGGAGCTGGACGGGGCCCTGGACCAGGTCGCCTCGCTGGACGAGGACCGCATTCTGCGGGCCTTCCTCACCCTCATCAAGGCCACCCTGCGGACGAACTTCTTCCAGCTCAACGCCGCGGGCGAGCAGCACTCGTACGTGTCGATGAAGTTCGACCCGCAGGCCATCCCGGATCTGCCGGCCCCGCGGCCGGCCTTCGAGATCTGGGTGTACTCCCCGCGCGTCGAGGGCGTCCACCTGCGCTTCGGCAAGGTCGCCCGAGGCGGTCTGCGCTGGTCCGACCGCCGTGAGGACTTCCGGACGGAGATCCTCGGCCTGGTCAAGGCGCAGATGGTCAAGAACACCGTCATCGTGCCGGTCGGCGCCAAGGGCGGCTTCGTCGCGAAGAACCTCCCGGACCCGTCGGTCGACCGCGACGCGTGGCTCGCCGAGGGCATTGCCTCGTACAAGATCTTCATCTCGGCGCTGCTCGACATCACCGACAACATGGTCACCGGCGAGGTCGTGCCGCCGAAGGGCGTCGTCCGCCACGACGAGGACGACACCTACCTCGTCGTCGCCGCCGACAAGGGCACCGCGACCTTCTCCGACATCGCCAACGGGGTCGCCGAGTCCTACGGCTTCTGGCTGGGCGACGCCTTCGCGTCGGGCGGCTCCGCCGGCTACGACCACAAGGGCATGGGCATCACCGCCCGCGGCGCGTGGGAGTCCGTCAAGCGGCACTTCCGCGAGTTCGGTCACGACACCCAGACCCAGGACTTCACGGTCGTCGGAGTCGGCGACATGTCCGGTGACGTGTTCGGCAACGGCATGCTGCTCTCCGAGCACATCCGCCTGGTCGCCGCCTTCGACCACCGGCACATCTTCATCGACCCGAACCCGGACGCGGCCACTTCCTACGCCGAGCGCCGCCGCCTGTTCGACCTGCCGCGCTCCTCGTGGGCCGACTACGACACCTCGCTGATCTCCGCGGGCGGCGGCATCCACCCGCGCAGCGCGAAGGCCGTCCCGATCACCGCGCAGGTCCGCGCGGCCCTCGGCATCGAGGCCGGCGTCACCAAGATGACCCCGGCCGACCTGATGAAGGCGATCCTGCAGTCCCCGGTGGACCTGGTGTGGAACGGCGGCATCGGCACGTACGTCAAGGCCACGGCCGAGACGCACGCGGACGTCGGCGACAAGGCCAACGACGCCATCCGCGTCAACGGCTCCGAGATCCGGGCCAAGGTCATCGGTGAGGGCGGCAACCTGGGCCTGACCCAGCTCGGCCGGATCGAGTTCGCCCACCACGGCGGCAAGGTCAACACCGACGCCATCGACAACAGCGCGGGCGTGGACACCTCCGACCACGAGGTGAACATCAAGATCCTGCTCAACGCGGTCGTCGCCGACGGGGACATGACCGTCAAGCAGCGCAACAAGCTGCTCGCCGAAATGACCGACGAGGTCGGCAAGCTCGTCCTGCGCAACAACTACGCGCAGAACACGGCACTCGCAAACGGCTCGTCCCAGGCCCCGAGCCTGCTCCACGCCCAGCAGCGCTTCATGCGCCGCCTGGAGAGCGAGGGGCTGCTCAACCGCGAGCTCGAGTTCCTGCCCACCGACCGGCAGATCCGCGAACTGCTCAACAGCGGCAAGGGCCTGACCCAGCCGGAGCTGGCCGTCCTGTTCGCCTACACCAAGATCACGGTGGCGGACGAGCTCATCCACACCGAGCTGCCGGACGACCCGTACCTGCTCCGCCTGCTCCACGCGTACTTCCCGGGCGCCCTGCTCCAGAAGTTCCCGGAGCAGATCGACGCGCACGCGCTGCGCCGCGAGATCATCACCACGCTCCTGGTCAACGACACCGTCAACTCCGGCGGCTCGACCTTCCTGCACCGTCTTCGCGAGGAGACCGGGGCCTCCCTGGAGGAGATCGTCCGGGCGCAGCTCTCGGCCCGCGAGATCTTCGGCCTGGCCGAGGTGTGGGACAGGGTGGAGGCCCTCGACAACGAGGTCGCCGCCGACGTCCTGACCCGGGTGCGGCTGCACTCGCGCCGCCTGGTCGAGCGCGGTACCCGCTGGCTGCTGAACAACCGGCCGCAGCCGCTGCAGATCAGCGAGACCATCGCCTTCTTCGAGGCGCGGGTGGCCGAGGTGTGGTCGGAGCTGCCGAAGCTGGTGCGCGGGGCCGACCTGGAGTGGTACCAGTCGATCCTCGACGAGCTGACGGGCGAGGGCGTCCCGGAGGAGCTGGCGGCCAAGGTCGCCGGGTTCTCGTCGGCGTTCCCGACGCTCGACATCGTCGCGATCTCGGACCGCACCGGTGTGGACCCGCTGGGTGTCGCCGAGGTGTACTACGACCTCGCCGACCGCCTGGACATCACCCAGCTGATGGACCGGATCATCGAACTGCCGCGGTCCGACCGCTGGCAGTCCATGGCCCGCGCCTCCATCCGCGAGGACCTGTTCGCGGCGCACGCTGCCCTGACCGCGGATGTCCTGGCGGCGGGCAACGGGGACTCGACTCCGGAGGAGCGCTTCAAGGCGTGGGAGGAGAAGAACGCGGCGATCATCGGCCGGTCGCGGACGACCCTGGAGGAGATCCGGGGCTCGGACGACTTCGACCTGGCCAATCTTTCGGTGGCGATGCGGACGATGCGGTCGCTGCTGAGGGCGCACAGCTAG
- a CDS encoding ABC transporter ATP-binding protein, which yields MAELTDTRVPTVIADGVHVVYKVHGGGKGRGTATAALSRIFSRKPAPGIREVHAVKGVTFTAYRGEAIGLIGTNGSGKSTLLKAIAGLQPVSAGRIFSHGQPSLLGVNAALMNDLTGERNVVLGGLAMGMTREQIKDRYQDIVDFSGINEKGDFISLPMRTYSSGMGARLRFSIAAAKDHDVLMIDEALATGDAAFQRRSQARIEELREHAGTVFLVSHGIGTVRETCDRAIWLEAGVMRMDGPSAEVCDAYEAFTAGKS from the coding sequence GTGGCTGAGCTCACCGACACCCGCGTACCCACCGTCATCGCGGACGGGGTCCACGTCGTCTACAAGGTCCACGGCGGCGGCAAGGGCAGGGGCACCGCCACCGCGGCCCTGAGCCGGATCTTCTCCCGCAAGCCGGCCCCCGGCATCCGCGAGGTGCACGCCGTCAAGGGCGTCACCTTCACCGCCTACAGGGGCGAGGCGATCGGCCTCATCGGCACCAACGGCTCGGGAAAGTCCACCCTCCTCAAGGCCATCGCCGGCCTCCAGCCCGTGTCCGCCGGCCGGATCTTCTCGCACGGGCAGCCGTCCCTCCTCGGGGTGAACGCCGCCCTGATGAACGACCTGACGGGCGAACGCAACGTCGTCCTCGGCGGCCTCGCCATGGGCATGACCCGCGAGCAGATCAAGGACCGCTACCAGGACATCGTCGACTTCTCCGGCATCAACGAGAAGGGCGACTTCATCTCCCTGCCCATGCGTACGTACTCCTCCGGCATGGGCGCCCGCCTGCGGTTCTCCATCGCCGCCGCCAAGGACCACGACGTCCTGATGATCGACGAGGCCCTGGCCACCGGCGACGCCGCCTTCCAGCGCCGCAGCCAGGCCCGCATCGAGGAACTGCGCGAACACGCCGGCACGGTCTTCCTGGTCAGCCACGGCATCGGCACGGTCCGCGAGACCTGCGACCGCGCGATCTGGCTGGAGGCGGGGGTCATGCGCATGGACGGCCCGTCCGCGGAGGTCTGCGACGCCTACGAAGCCTTCACCGCGGGCAAAAGCTAG